The genomic region CCGCCGTACCCTGCACGCCGCCGCTGGTCTGGTGGATCATGATGCGGGAGTTGGGAAGCGAAGTCCGCTTGCCTTTGGTCCCGCCCGACAGCAGCACCGCGCCCATGGACGCCGCCATGCCGACGCAGGTCGTGGCGATGTCCGGCTTGATGTGCCGCATGGTGTCGTAGATCGCCAGTCCCGCGATGACCGAGCCGCCCGGCGAATTGATGTAAACTTCGATGTCCTTGTCCGGATCCTCTTTCTCAAGGAAGAGGAACTGCGCGACAATGACGTTCGCCATCTGGTCGTAGATCTGATCGCCGATGAAGACGATGCGGTCCTTCATCAGACGGGACCACAAATCGTAGGAGCGCTCGCCGCGGGGGCTTTGCTCGACGACCGTGGGGATCCACGTATTCTCAATCGAGCGCAGGCCCGCCGTCAGTTCCTTGCGCGTCAAACCCAAATCTTCAAGACTCATTCTGATCGTCGCTCTCTTTCTTTTTAGAGCTGGCCCGGGGCGCCTTCTTCTTGGGCGCGGGGACTTCCTCGCCTTCGGCGGTGGCGGCGGCAGCTTCGGGGGCGGCGGCTTCATCCGTCGGATTCTCGGTTTGTCCGGGCTTTACGACCTTCTCTTTAATTATGGCGGAACCACGGATAAAGTCGAGGACTTTTTTCGCCTGAGCCCGATTGCGGATATTCTCGAAGCCTTCGTTCTTCTCCAGGAAGGCGCGCATGGCGGCCGGGCTGGTGTTCTGCTGCTCGGCGGCTTCCGCGATCGCCGCGTCGATGTCCGGCTCCGTCAGCGTGAGCTCTTCCTGGCGGGCGATCTCGCCCAGCACCAGACCGACGCGAATGCGCTTCTCCGCCGAGTCCTTGAACTGGTTGTAGAGCTGCTCGCGGGAGGTGCCGATGTTGGCGAGGTAATCGTCGACGTTGGTGCCGTTCTGCGCCAGACGCTGCTGGAGGAACTTGTACTCGTCTTCGATCTCGGATTCGACCAGGACCGGCGGATACTGAATGGACGCCTTTTCGATGATCTTCTCGACCAGCGCGTTGTCCGCTTCGTTTTCCGAGGACTGAGAGAGCGATCTGCCCATATCGGTCTTGATATTGGACTTCAGCTCATCCAGCGTGGTGATGCGGCCGTTGGTGATCTTGCCGGCCAGCTCATCATTGCTCTCGGGAACGACCTTGGTGCGGACTTCCTTGATGGTGACGCTGAACTCAGCGTCCTTGCCTTGAAGTTCGACCTGCGGATAGTCGGCGGGGTAGGCGAGGGTGAAGGTCTTGGTGTCGCCGACGCTTGCGCCGAGGATCTGCTCGTCGAAGCCGGGCAGGTTGTCCGCGCCCAGCTCGATCATGGTCGGGCGGGGTTCGGTGGCTTCCTGATCGTCGAGCTTCACGGAGACATCGGCGACGACGAGGTCACGGTTCTCCACCGCGCGCTCGGCCATCGGGTAATCGGCCGCGCGCTCGCGCAGGCGCTCGATCTCTTCATCCACGTCCGAGTCGCTGATGTCGTAGATCTTCTTTTCGACTTCGAGCCCCTTGTAATCGCCCAGCTCGACCTTCGGGGCCAGCGGGACGAGGGCTTTGAAGATGAAGGGGCTGCCGGCGAGGTCCAGCTGAAGAAGCTCCAGCTTCGGCGGAGCGTAAGGATCCGTCTCGCTTTCCTTCAGCGCGTCGCCGTAGGCGGATTCCACCAACAGCTCGGCCGTGCGCTGGCGCACATCGGATTCGGGTACGCGCTGACGAACGAACGACATCGGCGCTTTGCCCTTACGGAAACCGGGGACATTGACGTACTTCGCATATTCGCGATAAGCTTTGTCAACAGCGTGGACGACCTTGTCCTGTTCCACTTCAATCGTGAGAGCGACTTGACACGGGTCAATCGGCTCTTTTGTCACCTGCATGGGCGGTACAACTCCTGTAATGCGCAGTAATGAAAACGGCGGGGTTTGGAGCATTGTACCAGAGCGTCATGAAGGTTGTCAATCAAGATTTGACGGCGACGGGGCCGCCAAATCCCTTCTAGCGCAGGATTTCGGTCGACTCTTTTCCGAGATCGGAAAGATCGCTGATTTGACGCTCGATCTGTTCGTCGGAAAGTCCCAGCCGTTCCTGCGCCTCGCGGTCCAGCGCATAGCGCAGGCCGTCGCCGCCGACCCCGATGCCCATCATCACGCAGATGACGTCGGCGACATGGACCAGCGCCGTGAGTTTGGAAAATTCCGACTGCGCCATCGGCGTATGGTGGTAGCGGACGGCCTGTACGAGCGGCGTCGGCAGGTTCCAGCGCTCCAGCACGCAGGCGCCGACTTCGGCGTGGTCAAATCCCAGGATGCGCTGCTCGGCTTCCATAAAGGAGATGTCTTCGTCTTCCGTGAGCTTGAGAACGCCGGAAAACTCGACCTGCATATGGACGCTGAGCAGGACTTTGCCGACATCGTGCAGCAGACCCGCGACAAACGCCTCTTCGGGCACGGGATAGTTAATGAGCGTCGCGAGCGACTGCGCGACATTGGCGCAGCCGCACGAATGCCGCCACAGCTCGCCGCGCTGCATGGCGTATCCCGCGAGTTCGCGCCCAAGCACGTCTTCGACCGAGCTTGCCATCGCCAGGTTGCGCACGGTGCGCATGCCCAGCAGCACGATCGCGTCGGAAACGGTGGAGATGCGCCGCGTCGCGCCGTAAAAAACGGAGTTCGCCAGCCGCAGCACCCGCGCGGTCAGTCCCTGGTCCATGGAAAGAACGCGCGCTACATCGTTGGCGCTTGTCGTGGGCTTGTCGATCGTGCGGGCGACTTTGACGGCGACATCGGGCAGCGAGGGCAGGTCCTTGACCTGGCGCAGCAATATTTGCATTCGGACATCAGCGTTCACTGGATCCAATCCCTTTCAGCTCTCGGATCGGGGCGCAGACGCCCGAAAGATCCACAAGCAGCTTTTCCTCCGCGCCGATGGCGCGGACCAGAACGCGTCCTGTCTCCACTTCAAAAGTCACCGTGCGCCCGCATCGCCCTCCAACTTCCTCGGCGACGAGGGGAATATCGGCGAGGGCCAGCGCTTCCTTGACGGCGATGATATTTCGCGGCCCGATCTCCAGCCGCGAGCCCGGCACGCCGTTCGCGGATGCGGAGGTAAAGATCCGCGCGCCGCCGACAATGGCGGCGCGGATCGACGCGGCGCTTGCGCCGTTTTTAAACATCTCCGAAAGCGCGTGCGGCACCGCCGTCTCGGCGCACTTGCCCAGAAGCGGTTCGGAGGACTTACCCGAAGATTTCCAAGAAGTATTGGGAAGGGTTTGGGGAAGGACGATGTGAACCATCGCGGCCAGCGATCGTTTTGGATCGTAAAGGCATAAGCCGATACACGCTCCCAGCCCAAAAGCCAGAAGGCGATCGCCCCGTGTACTGGTTAATTTGGTCTCGCCCATCTCGACGGCGATGATGTCTCCCATTGGCTCTCCTGTTGTTCCCCCGTGCCAATTGTGGCTTTTGAGAGAAAAAACTGGAGGGCGCCGCTAAGAGCTCAGCCGAATCACGGAGATTGTGTCGCCCGATTGAACGCCGGCGACCTCCTCGGGAACGATCATCAGGGCATTCGCGAGCACCATGGAGCGCAGCATGCCGGAGCCCTGCCGCCCCGTCGCCCGCACGCGCAGCTCATCGACGCTCTCGGTGACGACGGCGCGCTGGAAGTCACGGCGCCCGGTCTCATGCGCGACATCTTCCGTCAGGACGGCGGTTTCGATCTTGCGCATCGGATTCGCGGCGCCCAAAAGTTGCCGCAGGGCGGGGCGTACGAACAGCTCGAAGGTCACCATCGCCGACACAGGGTTGCCGGGCAGCCCAAAGAGCAGCGCCTGGCCGCAGCGGCCAAAAACGAACGGTTTGCCGGGCCGGATCGCCACGCGCCAGAACTCCACCGACCCACGCTCCTCCACGACGGCTTTCACAAAGTCGAATTCGCCGACGGACACCCCGCCGGTCGTCAAAATCACATCGCAATCCGCGCAGGCGTCAAACGCCGCCCGAAGATCCGAAAACGTATCGCGCGCATGCACGCGCACGGCGACCTCGGCGCCCGCCTCCAGCACCTGCGCCGCAACCGCGTAACTGTTGGAGTTATAAATCTGCGCCGCGCCGAGCACGGCGCCCGGTTCGGCCAGCTCATCCCCCGTACTGATCACCCCGACGCGCGGCCGTCGATAAACGAGCGCCGCAGCACGCCCCGCCGCCGCGAACATCCCAACTTCGGCGGCCCGGATGGCGGAGCCCTTCTCCACCACCAAAGTCCCCGCCGGCGCGTCCTCGCCCGCCTTGCGCACGAATTGACCCGGCGCAGCCCCCTCCAGCACCCACACGCCGTCTCCGACGCGTTTCGTATCCTCCACAGGGACCACGGTATCCGCGCCCGCCGGCATCGGCGCGCCCGTCATGATCGGCGCGGCATGTCCCGGCGTGACGCGCACGGCGACGTCGCCGCCCGCCGCGATCGTGTCGAGCAGCGCAAGCGCGACGGGCGTTTCCACTGAAGCGTTTCCCGCATCGGCCCCGACGACGGCGTAGCCGTCCATGGCGCTGTTATCAAACGGGGGGAGGGGAGACTGCGTGTGGATGTCTTCGGCGAGAGTGTGGCCGAGGGATTGTAAAATCGGGACGGAGACGGGCGTGGACGGAGAAATTTGTGCGAGGATGCGCGCGATGGCGTCGTCGTAGGAAAGCATGGATAACTCCGGATAATTCAAGTCGGCCTGCTGGCAAACCCGCCCCCGGCGCTTCGCGTGCTCCCTGGCAAACCCACCCCGGCGCTTCGCGCCACCCCTCCCGCCGACGGGAAGAGTTATTTCAGAGTGTGTTATCGCCAGCAGCTTCTATAAGAGGCAATCTTACCAACCCTTCCCACCCGAGGGAGGGGGCGGCCGAAGGCCGGGGGTGGGTTTGCCAGGGAGGACACAAAGGCTGGGGGATGAGGGCCAATCCTAAACCGTCGGATGCCCCGCCGCCGTCCCTCGCAAGATCTCCGCCGCGTGCGGCAGGATCGGTTTCAAGATGGTCGCGCACTCGCCGGCGCCGGTGGGGCTGCCGGGGAGATTGACGATCAATGTTCGGCCGCGCGCGCCGGCGGCGCCGCGTGAGAGGGCGGCGAAGGGACTCTTTTTGACCGATTCGATCAGGAGGTATTGGCTGATATTGGGCGCGTCGCGCTCGATGACCTTGCGGGTCGCTTCGGGGGTGACGTCACGCTCCGCGAAGCCGGTGCCGCCGGTGGTCAGGATGATGTCGATTTGCAGGTCGTCGCACCAGCGTTTCAGCGTGTCGGAGATCTGTTTGCGATCGTCCGGGACGACCGCGTAGAGCGCGATCACAAAGGGATCGCCAGCCAGGGCATTCTTGATCGCGGGGCCGGACACATCTTCCTGCTCCCCCGCCGCGCACCGGTCGCTAATCGTCAGCACGCCGACGCGCACTAGGTCTCCCATGTAAAGTCTCCGCTCTTTCCGCCGGTCTTGGACAACAGATGGATCTCGCCGATCTCAATTCTCTTGTCCACCGCCTTCGCCATATCGTAAATCGTCAGCGCCGCGACCGTGGCCGCCGTCAGCGCTTCCATCTCTATTCCGGTCGGCGCCACCGTCACGGCGGTCGTGGTGATCGTGAGGCGGTCCTCGCCAAACGTAAACTCCACATCGACATCCCAGAGGGGCAGCGTATGGCACAGGGGGATTAGCTCATCCACCCTTTTCGCCGCCAGGATACCGGCGACGCGCGCGACGGCGAGGGCGTCGCCCTTGCCCAGCGCATTATCGCGGATCAAGGACAGCGTTTGCGGCGCCATGCCGACAACCGCCTGGGCGCGGGCCACGCGGCGGGTGGCCGCCTTGCCGCTGACATCCACCATGCGCGCCTGGCCGTGTTCGTCCAAATGGGTGAGCTCGGGCATCGTTCTTTCCTAACCGCCGATCTGCGCCATGATTCGGATCGACCCGCCGCGTTCGACCCGGCCCTCGAAGTCCGACTGCTCGGGCTTGTGCGCCAGGGCCGCCTTAACGTGCCCGATCAGCTCCTCGTCGGACGCGCCCGCGCGCAGCGGAGTCTTGATATCGTATTCGTAATTGTCCGCGAGGCACGGAACCAGCGCGCCGTTCGCCGTGAGGCGCAGGCGGTTGCAGCTGGCGCAGAACTTATGTGAGATGGGGTTGATCACGCCCACTCGTCCCACGGCGCCGGGGATCTGGAACACGCGCGACGTGCTGGATGACGCGGCTTCGATCGGCTGCAATTCAAACCGCTCGCTCAGCCGCTGGATCACTTCCTCGTTGGAGACGTAGCTCGCGCGCCACTCCCAGGGCGTCACCTGTCCGATCGGCATGTACTCCAGAAAGCGCACATCGTAGGGATGATCGAGCGAAAGGGCGGCCATGTCCAGAATCTCATCGTCGTTGACGCCGCGCATCACGACCATATTGAGCTTGATCGGCGCGAATCCAAGCGCCTCCGCCTTCGCCAGGCCCGCCATGGCTTCGTCGAACTTTGCGAAGCGGGCGATCTTGACGAAGCGATCCGGCTGAAGCGTGTCGAGCGAAATGTTCAGACGGCGCAGGTCGGCGTCCCAGAGCGACTGCGCTTGATTCTCCAGCAGCACCGCGTTCGTGGTCAAGCCGAGATCGGTGATTTGCGGGACCGCCGCCAATCGCTGCACGAGTTCGGGAAGATTTTTGCGGACCAGGGGCTCGCCGCCGGTGATTCGCACCTTGCGCAGACCGTGTCCGGCTAATAAATTGACCAAACGCATGATCTCATCGAACGACAGCACTTCCTCCGGCGCATCGTACGGGACGCCATCGAGCGGCATGCAGTAAACACAGCGCAGATTACAGCGGTCCGTTACGGAGATACGCAGGTACTGGATGGCTCTCCCGAATGGATCGATGAGTGGAATCATGATGCCCTCATTATACCAGTAAGGCGTGAAAAATAAATCTCAATGGCCTCTTGACTTGATAGTAGACAGATGCTACAATGCAACACTTGTGCAGTAGAATGGAGTCTACGTACCATGGCGCTCAAATGGTTGTTTTTGGATATGAACGCGTTTTTCGCCTCGGTGGAGCAGCAGGAGAACCCCCGGCTGCGCGGAAAACCGGTCGCCGTCGTCCCCGTCATGTCGGATTCGACTTGCTGCATCGCCGCCTCTTACGAAGCCAAGCGCTTTGGAATCAAAACCGGGACGAATGTCGGGGAGGCCCGTCGTCTTTGCCCACACTTAATTCTGATTGAAACGACAAGCCACAGTCACTACCGAGAGTATCACAACGCGATCGTCAACGTCGTGGAGAGCTGTCTGCCCGTCACCGAGATCTGGTCCGTGGATGAGATGGTGTGTAAGCTCTGGGCGAATGAAAAGCGCGCCGAGGACGCCCTTGCCCTGGGCCAGAAGATCAAATCGGAAATCTTCCGAAATGTAGGCGAACAGATGTGCTGTTCTGTGGGACTGAGTTTGAATCCGTTCCTCGCGAAAGTCGCGGGCGAGCTGCAAAAGCCCAACGGTTTGGTGGCGCTGGATGAAGAAGACCTCCCGCATCGCCTCTACAAGCTCAAGCTGACCGACTTTCCCGGCATCAATCGGAGCATGGAAGCCCGTTTCCATGCCGCCGGCGTGCGCACAACAGAACATATGTGCGCTTTATCGCAAGAACAGATGCGGCGGGTGTGGGGCGGGGTGATGGGGGAATACTGGTGGCGACAGCTGCGCGGCGAGTATGTCCAGCGGCCGACCAACGAGCGGCGCAGCGTCAGCCACACGCATGTGATGCCGCCGGAGCTGCGCACGCCCGCCGGCGCGGCCGCCGTCCAGTGCCGGCTTCTGGAAAAGGCGGCGGAGCGGATGCGCGGGCTGGGGTTTTACGCGCGCGGCATGGGCGTCTTCGCACGCGGCGTCGCGCACGACAAATGGGAGAACCACTGCCGCTTCGCCCCCTGCGCGGACACCTGGACATTGATGGAGATCATGCAGTCGCTGTTCCACCATCCTTTCCGGCAGCCCAAACAAGTCGGCGTCGCCCTCTACGACCTTGTCCCCGTCAAGAACGTCACCGGCTCCCTCTTCGACGACTACGAACGCCGCTGGCGCCTTTCCGTGGCGATGGACGGGATCAACCAGCGCTTCGGCCGCCACACGATCACCATGGCGAGCTCCCGCCGCGCGGAGACGGCGAAGGAGGATAAGATCGCGTTTGGGAAGATTGCGGAGATTGTGTGAGAGCGGGCAGGCGCTGCGTGGGGCGCGGCGTATCGCAAAAGGAGACGCCGACGGTAAATGCGTCATTAAATCGGCAAAATGCATCAACCATCAGCGTCTTTGGATGTCGTTATCAGACCGGTATCGGGGCTTATCCACCGATCCCATTCAACTCTTCAATCGCGTCTTCCGGCAACTCGAGGCCGGCGCCGGCGACGTTTTCTCTGAGGTGCGCCACCGACGATGTCCCGGGGATGAGCAGAATGTTCGGGGCGCGGTGCAGCAGCCAGGCCAGGGCGACGGCCATGGGGGTGGCGTTTAAACGGGCGGCGACTTGGGACAGCGTGTCCGATTGCAGAGGGGAAAAGCCGCCGAGGGGGAAGTACGGGACATAGGCAATCCCTTGTTCGGCCAGTGAGTCGATGAGCGCGTCGTCCTGCCGGTTCGCGATGTTGTAGAAATTCTGCACGCAGACGACCGGCGCGATGGACTGCGCCTCGGCGATTTGCTCGGCGTTGACGGTGCTTAAACCCAGATGCTTGATCAGACCGTCGCGCTGCATTTCGGCGAGCACGGTAAACGGCTCCTCGATCGAGCCCGCCGCCGGAGCGCTGAAGTCGCCGACGCGCAGATTGACGACGTCGATGGCGCTGACGCCGAGGTTGTTGAGGTTATCGTGGATGGCCTGGCGGAGATCGTCGGGCGACAGCGCTTTGGGCCAATTGCCGACCTCGTCCCGCCGCGCGCCGACCTTGGTGACGATCCGAAGCTGCGCGGGGTAAGGATGGAGCGCCTCTTTGATCAGTTGATTGGTGACATGCGGGCCGTAGAAGTCGCTGGTGTCGATGTGGGTGACGCCGAGTTCAACAACTTCGCGCAGGACCGCGAGCGCGCCGTCATGGTCCTTCGGAGGTCCGAAGACGTGCGGGCCGGCCAGCTGCATGGCGCCGTAGCCTACGCGAGTGAGGATGAGATCTTCGGCGAGCTTGTATTCGCCTCCCGGCAGTGTGGTGGACATGATGTTCTTTCTCCTGGCGTCAGTATGAGTTGATGATACCAGTGGCGTTCGGAGGAGACCGTGTCAAAACTTTCCGATTTCTTGCCTAATCCTGCTAAACTAGAAATTGTGTTAGGCTGCGGAGTATGGAAAGGGAAGATGCAGTATGCTGGATCGATTAGTGGAGACGGTGACCCGTCATACAGAAGGCCATTGCGGGCAACTCGTGATCGAAACGGCCGTCAAGGGAGTGTCTCTCCTGCGATCGCCCCAGCAGGACCGGCTCAGCCATTCGATTCTCAAGCCGACGCTGTGTTTCGTCGTCCAGGGGGCCAAGCAGAGCATGCTGGGAGACAAATGGATCAACTACCGCGCGGGGCAGGCGCTGGTGGTCAGCATCGAAATGCCGGCGTTCGGCCGGATCGTGGAAGCCACCCAGAGCAAGCCTTATCTCAGCATCGGCGTCGAGCTCGACATTGCAGCCCTGCGGGAAGTCATGGAATCGCTCAGTCCACCGCCTCAAACGGCCAGGAAGGTCAACCGGGGCGTGTTCGTGACCGACTTTCACGATCCATTGGCGGATTGCTTGCTGCGGCTGATGCGTCTGCTGGATTCTCCCAGCGCAATCTCGGCGCTTTATCCGCTGATCATGCGGGAAATCTGTTACTGGCTCCTCACCAGTCCGTACGGGGGAGAGGTGGCGAACATCGTTTTGGGCAGCGGTCATATGCAGGGCGTTATTCACGCCATCCATTCCCTGCGCGAGAATTTCGACCGGCCGATACGCATTGAAGAGTTAGCCGACCGGGCGCGGATGAGCGCATCGGCCTTCCATCGGCAGTTCAAGCAAACCACATCCATGACGCCTCTCCAGTTCCAGAAGCAGCTTCGACTGCTGGAAGCGCGAAGGCTGATGCTGACGGATTCCGTGAGCGCGGAGGCCGCCGCCTATCAGGTCGGGTATGAGAGCGCCTCGCAGTTCAGCCGGGAGTACGCGCGCACGTTCGGCGCCCCGCCGCGCCGCGATATCGCGCGGATGAAGACGCCTGAGATATTGCCGCCGGCAAGTCCGCAGCTTCACGGGCCGGCGTGGTTTGAGCCGCAGACTTCGGTGGTTTAAGGCGAAACGCGAAGCTTTTACGCCGGCGCGGTCGTCGCCTGCCGGCGCAGGGCGCCGCGCGCCAGGACGCCGGCGCCGATGATGAGGACGGCGCCGAGGAAGAACGGAGAGCCGGGGATGATTTTGGGGGTGGTGGGGCCGGTAAAGTAGCCGAAAATCCAGGTGGCGAGGATGGGGCCGACGACGCCCGTCAGGCTCTGCAAGCTGGCGAGGGCGCCCTGGACCGCGCCTTGCTCATTCGCTTCGTACTGCTTGGAAAGCAGACCCTGAATCGTGGGGCCGGCGATGCCGCTCAGGCACCAGACGATCAGTACTGGGTACATCATCCAGCCCTTCGAGGCGAGGGCGAAGCCCAGGTATCCAACGACATTGAAGAGGAAGCCGACGAGAACGGCGCGGCGCTCGCCAAGCTTAGGCACAAGGACGCGGATCAGGCCGACCTGGACAATGGCGGTCATGAGGCCGATCAGGGCGAGCGAAAGGCCGTTGTCGATCGGCGTCCAGTGGTAACGGTACGTGGTGTAGAGCACCCAGGTGCTTTGCAGGCACTGCTGCGCCAGGCTCAGCAGACCGATCGACGCGGCCATCGCGAGCACCCAGGGGAACCGGGCGAGGATGCCGAAGCCGCGCAGCGGGTTCAAGTTGCCGGCGGAGAGCGCGCGGCGGTTTTCCGGCGCCAGCGACTCGGGCAGCACAAACGCGCCGTATATGCAGTTCAGAAGGCTGAGGCCCGCCGCCGCCCAGAACGGAGCGCGCGGCGAGACGGCGCCGAGCAGCCCGCCGGCGGCGGGACCGAGGATAAAGCCGATGCCGAACGCCGCGCCGATCATGCCGTAGCTCTGGGCGCGCTTCTCGGGAGGCGTCACATCGGCGATATAAGCGTTTGCGACGGTGAAGCTGGCGCCCGTAATGCCCGCCAGAATACGGCCGACAAAGAGCCACTCGATGGTGGGGGCGAGCGCCTGGATCACGTAGTCGACGACCGTGAAAAGCAGAGACAGCAAAAGGACCGGTCGGCGGCCGTATCGATCGCTGAGACTGCCGAGCAGCGGCGAGAAGAGAAATTGCATCAGGCCGAAGCACGCCATCAGCAGTCCGAAGACGTGCGCGCCGGCGCTGGGGCCATGCCCCGTCAGTGAGGACACCAGACGGGGCAGCACGGGGATAATCACGCCAAAGCCGAGAACATCAATCAGCAGAGTGATGAAGATAAAGACCAGACTGGCCGGGCGCTTTTGCACGCAGTGACTCTCCTTCGAGACGGTTGTTGCAGCGTTGTATTGCTAGGAAGCGATGGCGAAGCGCATCTCCGTTTGCAGCCGCCACATGTCGGCGAACGTGCCGTTTCGGTCCAGCAGATCGGGCAGGGATCCGCTTTCCGTGATATGGCCGTTTTCCAGCACGACGATGGTGTCGGCGTTACGAATGGTCGATAGGCGGTGTGCGACGATCAGGGTGGTGCGCCCTTTCATCAGGCGATCCAGCGCCTCCTGAACGACGCGTTCGCTCTCGCCGTCCAGCGCCGACGTCGCTTCGTCCAGGATTAAGACACGCGGTTCGCGGATAATGGCTCGCGCAATCGCGATTCGCTGTTTCTGGCCGCCGGAGAGGCGCGCGCCCTTTTCGCCGATGATCGTATCCAGGCCGGCCGGGAGGCGCGAGACAAACTCCTCGGCGTTGGCGTCGCGGATCGCCTGCCGCAGTCGTTCATCCGTGACGTCCAATGTGCCGTACAGGATATTCTCGCGCAGGGTGCCCTGGAACAGCAGCGTCTCCTGGGAGACAACAGCGACATATTCACGGAAGTCGCGCAGGTCCAGCGCCTCGATGTCGCTGCCGTCCAGCAGAATACGTCCGGCGGTCGGGCGCTGGAAGCCAAGCACCAGGCCCATCATCGTGGATTTACCGGAGCCCGAAGGGCCGACAAGCGCGACGGTCCGGCCGGCGGGAACGTCCAGCGTGAAATCCGTGATCGCGTCGGTCTCGCCGCCGGGATATCGGTAGGCCACTTGATCGAAGCGCAGGCCGCCGCGCACGTTGGGAATCGATTGCTTGCCCCGGTTGCGCTCGATGTCCGGAGATTCGAGCACGTCGCCGATGGAGCGGATCGCCTCGAAGCCGCGTGCGATATTCGGGAAGATATTGCAGATCGACAGGACCGCGCCCGTGATGCTACTGAAGTAGCCGCCGATCAGCACGACGTCGCCCGGGGTCATCGGCATGATCTTCTTAAAGCAGACCCAGCCGGCGACGGCGAAGCCGAGCAGGTTCAGCATTGTGAACATGGACCACGCCGAGGACAAAAAGAGAGCGTTGGTGTAGTCGACTTTGATGCCGGCCTGTTTGACCTGGTCGAGCTGCCGGTCGATCTTTTCGATCTCCACGTCCTCCACGGCGTGCGCGCGGGCGATCGGGATCATGTCGATCATGCTGACGATCTTGGACGACATGCCCTCGACTTCCTCGCGGAACTCTTTGTTGATCTTGCGCATGCGCTTTGAGAGCCACTGCTGCATGATCACGACCGGCGGGATCGCCAGCAGGAAGAACGGCAGGAACTTCGGCGCGCGCAGGGCGGTCACGACGATGGCCGAGACCAGGGCGATGGCGGCGCCCATCGCCATTTCAAACAAGCTGCGCGTCATCTGGTCGATGGATTCCACATCGCGCAGGGCCTTGCTTTGCAGCACGCCGCTGCTCTTATGTTTGTAGTAAGAGATGTTGAGCTGCTGGAGACGGCGGCAGATCGCCGAACGCAGGGTCGCCTCCGCCGTGCGCGCGGCGCTGGCCATATTGTGGTAGTAGATCGTGTGGAACGGCGAGTTCAGCGCGACGGAAACTACGCCGATGATCGTATTGATCAAAATTGTATGGCCGCTGTGCGGAGTAGGCTTGGAAATCGCGTCGATCATGTTCGCCGTTACGATGGGGACGACCCATGTCGGCGACTGCTTAATAATGAAGAAGAAGATGGCGAGGGCCACCGTTCTCCGGCGCTGGCCGTAGAGCATCAGCAGCGTGCGCCATGGGCGGTCGCTGCGATATCGGTCTTCGATTGGGGAGTGGTGGTCGCACATTGTCTTCTATTCCCTGGTTTCCATACCAATTGTGACGCAAGTATACCCAGTGAAACACCG from Capsulimonas corticalis harbors:
- a CDS encoding ABC transporter ATP-binding protein, yielding MCDHHSPIEDRYRSDRPWRTLLMLYGQRRRTVALAIFFFIIKQSPTWVVPIVTANMIDAISKPTPHSGHTILINTIIGVVSVALNSPFHTIYYHNMASAARTAEATLRSAICRRLQQLNISYYKHKSSGVLQSKALRDVESIDQMTRSLFEMAMGAAIALVSAIVVTALRAPKFLPFFLLAIPPVVIMQQWLSKRMRKINKEFREEVEGMSSKIVSMIDMIPIARAHAVEDVEIEKIDRQLDQVKQAGIKVDYTNALFLSSAWSMFTMLNLLGFAVAGWVCFKKIMPMTPGDVVLIGGYFSSITGAVLSICNIFPNIARGFEAIRSIGDVLESPDIERNRGKQSIPNVRGGLRFDQVAYRYPGGETDAITDFTLDVPAGRTVALVGPSGSGKSTMMGLVLGFQRPTAGRILLDGSDIEALDLRDFREYVAVVSQETLLFQGTLRENILYGTLDVTDERLRQAIRDANAEEFVSRLPAGLDTIIGEKGARLSGGQKQRIAIARAIIREPRVLILDEATSALDGESERVVQEALDRLMKGRTTLIVAHRLSTIRNADTIVVLENGHITESGSLPDLLDRNGTFADMWRLQTEMRFAIAS